One window of Opisthocomus hoazin isolate bOpiHoa1 chromosome 13, bOpiHoa1.hap1, whole genome shotgun sequence genomic DNA carries:
- the SDF2L1 gene encoding stromal cell-derived factor 2-like protein 1 has product MRDGCRLFPLLLLALLRGLCRGREPAPGAVTCGSVLKLLNTRHSVRLHSHEVKYGSGSGQQSVTGVEASDDANSYWRIRGKNDGSCQRGTPVKCGQAIRLTHVNTGKNLHTHHFPSPLSNNQEVSAFGDDGEGDDLDIWIVQCSGTYWEREDAVRFKHVGTEVFLSITGEQYGHPIRGQREVHGMPTANHHNYWKAMEGVFVKPSVDPAKHDEL; this is encoded by the exons ATGCGGGACGGCTGTCGCCTCTTCCCGCTCCTGCTCCTAGCGCTGCTGCGCGGGCTGTGCCGCGGCAGGGAGCCGGCGCCGGGCGCCGTTACCTGCGGCTCGGTGCTGAAGCTGCTCAACACCCGCCACAGCGTGCGGCTGCACTCGCACGAGGTCAAGTACGGCTCCG GAAGTGGGCAACAGTCAGTGACAGGAGTTGAAGCTTCGGATGATGCCAACAGTTACTGGCGGATTCGTGGGAAGAATGATGGCAGTTGCCAGCGCGGGACACCAGTGAAATGTGGGCAAGCTATACGACTTACCCAtgtaaacacaggaaaaaatttaCACACTCATCACTTCCCATCACCACTCTCCAATAACCAA GAAGTAAGTGCCTTTGGTGATGATGGCGAAGGAGATGACCTCGATATATGGATTGTGCAATGCAGTGGAACTTATTGGGAGCGGGAGGATGCGGTGCGCTTCAAGCACGTAGGAACTGAGGTGTTCCTTTCAATAACAGGGGAGCAGTATGGCCATCCCATTAGAGGCCAACGGGAAGTTCATGGCATGCCTACTGCTAATCATCACAACTACTGGAAAGCGATGGAAGGAGTCTTCGTCAAACCCAGTGTGGACCCTGCAAAACACGATGAGCTCTGA
- the YDJC gene encoding carbohydrate deacetylase, with protein sequence MLQVKLIVTGDDFGYCPRRNQGIVDCFLAGAVSNVSLLVNGTAAAEAAKLARRYNIPIGLHANLSEGSPVCEVLKTNSSLLNQDGFFHGKMGFRTALSKGLLSMSEVKQELKAQVELFHELTGHLPPHMDGHQHIHVLPEVRHVFAEVLEEYGIKHTRVPIEPGLHNCDWIPPSLMDFYLGVEEDSFNTVDVFTRHGIRWPDIYIGLSTMGKNMSVSSIWSAIDAAIAEFTSKVPSPAHPAPQGRTVTIELMVHPGYPSIPPIGGCGEGPDDFSQSWERLHELQTLIKPELQSHYKTRNIQLCSFKDL encoded by the exons ATGCTTCAAGTGAAGCTCATAGTAACTGGAGATGACTTTGGCTATTGTCCTCGGAGAAACCAAGGCATCGTGGACTGTTTCCTGGCTGGTGCCGTGTCTAACGTGTCCCTTCTAGTCAACggaactgctgcagcagaggcagccaaGCTGGCAAGGAG ATACAACATCCCTATAGGCCTGCATGCCAACCTCTCCGAGGGCTCTCCTGTGTGTGAGGTGCTCAAGACAAACTCCTCTCTGCTCAACCAAGATGGATTCTTCCATGGGAAAATGGGATTCAGAACAGCTCTATCAAAAGGTCTCCTGAGTATGTCAGAG GTGAAGCAGGAGCTAAAGGCCCAGGTGGAGCTGTTCCATGAGCTGACAGGTCACCTACCTCCTCACATGGACGGGCACCAGCACATCCACGTCCTCCCAG AGGTCAGGCACGTATTTGCAGAGGTGCTAGAGGAATATGGGATTAAGCACACACGTGTGCCTATAGAGCCAGGCCTTCATAATTGTGACTGGATTCCACCATCCCTGATGGACTTTTATCTGGGAGTAGAAGAAGATTCTTTTAACACAGTGGATGTATTTACAAGGCATGGAATAAG GTGGCCAGACATTTACATAGGTTTGAGCACCATGGGCAAGAACATGTCTGTCAGTAGCATCTGGAGCGCCATCGATGCTGCCATCGCGGAGTTCACGTCCAAGGTGCCCTCGCCCGCACACCCGgcgccacagggcaggacggtaACGATTGAACTGATGGTGCACCCAGGGTACCCGAGCATCCCACCCATTGGCGGCTGCGGGGAAGGACCAGACGATTTCTCACAGTCCTGGGAGCGCCTCCACGAACTCCAGACCTTAATTAAGCCAGAGCTGCAAAGCCATTACAAAACCAGGAACATTCAGCTTTGTTCATTCAAAGACCTTTAA